ACAAGAATTCAATTTTAATGTCTTTGAAACGGTTTTTAACGTTGTCGTTACTCAGGCTGGTTTCTATGGGATTGATCGCAATGTGGCGGCTGAGCGAGCTGAAAAATATCTAAAAGAGTTGGACCTGTGGGATAAAAAAGACGTTCAGTCGCGCATGTTATCAGGGGGCATGAAGCGGCGATTAATGATTGCGCGGGCTTTGATTCATGAACCCGAAGTGCTGATTTTAGACGAGCCAACCGCTGGTGTGGACATTGAATTACGTCGTTCCATGTGGGAATTCATTAAGGGGTTAAATGCCCGTGGTACGACCATCATACTCACCACCCATTACTTAGAAGAAGCAGAGCAGTTGTGCCGCAATATTGCCATTATTAATGCGGGTGAAATTGTCGAAAATACCAGTGTCAAAGCACTGCTTAAAACCCTTAATCAAGAAACTTTTATTTTAGACCTAGATCAGCCATTACCGACAGATTGGTCGGTGGACGACTATAGTGTCACAATCAGCGCAGATGGCTCTAGCTTGGAGGTTGAGGTAACCAAGGGGCAATCGATCAATCATATTTTCAGTGCGCTGGATAAGGTGTCGGTAAATGTAGTGAGTATGCGCAATAAATCAAATCGACTTGAAGAATTATTTGTAAAATTAATTAAGGGCTAGAGTATGAAAAATTCTGAAATCTGGATTGCGTTTTGTACTATTTTAGCTCGTGAGATTCGTCGCTTCACACGAATTTGGGCACAAACTTTATTACCACCAGCCATTACAATGAGCTTGTATTTCGCTATTTTTGGTAACCTAATTGGTGATCGAATTGGTGAAATGGGGGGCTTTAGTTACATGCAATACATAGTGCCTGGTTTAATCATGATGTCGGTGATTACCAATTCCTATTCTAATGTGTCATCGTCTTTTTTTTCGGCTAAATTTCAGCTTAGCATTCAAGAGTTATTAGTCTCACCAACACCTAACTGGGTGATTTTATTGGGTTACGTGCTAGGGGGCGTCGCGCGCGGGTTGAGTGTAGGCTTCATTGTCACCTTACTGTCATTGTTTTTTACTCATCTGGCATTAGAAAATTTGTTTCTGACCATTCTTGTGGTGTTTCTCACAGCCGTGATGTTTTCTTTGGGCGGCTTTGTGAATGCTATTTATGCGCGTAATTTTGATGATGTGTCAATCGTACCTACCTTTATATTAACGCCTTTGACGTATTTAGGTGGGGTCTTTTATTCGATCGATTTGTTGTCTAACTTTTGGCAATCGATTTCACTGCTTAATCCTGTGTTATATATGGTGAATGCGTTTCGATATGGCATTCTTGGTATTTCTGACATTAATATTTACTGGGCACTGGTCATGGTCAGTGTGTTTATTGTGGTTTTATTTTGGTACGGATTGCACTTGTTAAATAAAGGCAAGGGCATTAGAAATTGAGGTAAGTTATGGGCTTTTTACCCTTAGGTCAGCAAACAGAGTATGTTTCTGAGTACGATGCAGGGTTGCTTTATCCCATTGCACGGGTGGATAAGTGGTCAGAAATGGGAATTGCTTCTGAGCGTCTGCCTTTTTACGGTGAAGATGTGTGGAATGCTTACGAAGTTTCTTGGTTGGACTCGAAGGGCAAACCTATCGTTATGATTGCGGAATTCCGCTTGCCTTGTGATTCTCCTAATATTATTGAATCTAAGTCGTTTAAGTTATATTTGAATTCACTGAATCAAATGCGTTACGAATCCTTTGAGCAGGTTCAAGGCATTCTTGAGAACGACTTGTCTGCCGCTGCAGGTGCTAAGGTCACAGTTGTATTGCGTGAACTGGATGCTATGCAATCTTTGGTGATTTTGACGCCAGATTATTGTATAGATCATTTGGACGTGGACATTAATGACTACCACCCAAATAGCGAATTACTTACTACTGATCAAAGTCTAGGTCAGGTGGAAGAGCGCTTGGTCAGCCACTTATTAAAATCCAACTGTCCGGTGACCAATCAGCCAGATTGGGGGTCAGTATTTATTGATTATTGTGGACCAAAAATTCAACATGAATCCCTGCTTAAATACATTGTTTCTTTTCGAGAGCATACGGATTTTCATGAGCAGTGTGTTGAACGCATCTTTATTGACATCATGCGTCAATGTCAGCCAGAGTTTCTGACCGTATACGCTCGTTATGTTCGCCGTGGTGGTTTGGACATTAACCCATACCGTTCGACCCAAGAGGGTTTGGTATTGGGTAATGATAGATTGAGTCGACAGTAAATCGCATGATATGAAAAACCACACTAAGCTGTGGTTTTTTTATTTTATGACCTTGCGTAAATATCTCATGTAGCCTGTAAAGCTAGCCAACCAAGTAGCCCACAGATTATCAATGATATGGGCAGAGACAGCAAAATCATCAGTGCTATTTCTTCTTTTGGCCCCTTGTAGCTCGTAGCCAGCATGTAACTGATTACAGCCACAGGCATGGCGTTTAGAATGATGAGTACCATTTTTTCCAGCGGCGTTAGAGGCAATAAGCAAGTAATGGCAAAAGCCACCAAACAGCCCATTACAGGTCGATAAATAGAAAAAGCGATAACGCTTTTTAGTTTGCCTTTGTCCTTGATGGTCAATTTACTCAATGAATTGCCAAGTAATAACAGCATCATAGGAAGCGTTATTTGGCTCATCATGGTCAAAGTATTGGTGATTGCTTCTGGTAGCTGTATGGACAGAGATAACATTATGATGCCAATGAGCAAGGCAATAACAGGCCCATTTTTCAGTAGCTGTTTTGGACGATATTCTCCTGACATAACACCAACACCCAGACTAAAGTGACTGATCTGCACCACGGACGATACCACAACCGCTACCGCCAACCCTGGTTCAGCAAATAAAGCGAACGCAATAGGAATACCAAGATTGCCTGCATTTGGGTTAACTAAAGGAGACAGATAAAAACGAATGGATTGACCAGTTAGCTTAAGGAAAGCTAGAGTGATAAGTGACATGCTGGCCAATATCAAAATACTCGCCATAATGATTTTTGCCATAGAATAGATTTCCATATTCATTGACAAAACAGAGGTTAACAGTAGAGCTGGCATGCCTATATTGGACACTAGATTACCGATTTGCGGGGCGTCTAAATAATCGGTATGTTTCCCTAAAAAAAATCCTAGACTGGCAAGCAACACAATAGGAGTTAAAGCAAGGAGAATTGAGGGAAGCATGAATGTCTCTTAACTACATGATTAAAATCGAAAAATAAGGATAACAGATGAAATCAAGAATACTAGGTAAGACAGCTTGGTCAATTTCTGAGATAGGATTGGGGTGTTGGCAGTTAGGTAATGACTTTGGCCCCATTGAAGATAAACAAGCCTTAGCAGTATTGGATGCGGCTAAGGAACAAGGCATTAGCTTTTTCGATACGGCAGATGTCTATGGTGCAGGACTCAGCGAAGAGCGCATTGGTCGTTGGCTAAAGCAGAGCAGTTGGCAGCCTAAAATCGCCACCAAAGTGGGTCGTAATGGGGAATTATACCCAGATGGTTATACTAAGGTGAAGATGAAGCAGAGCCTTCAGGCGTCTGCCAAGCGTTTGGGAGTGGAAACGCTTAATCTGGCTCAGCTGCATTGTGTTCCAAGAGAGGTCTTGTTTGCTGGCGATGTACTAGCATGGATGGAAGACTTTCAACAGGAAGGTTTAATTGAGTATTTTGGTGCCAGTGTCGAAATGATCGACGAAGCTCTATTTTGCTGCCAGCACGATAAGCTCGCCAGTTTACAGGTTTTGTTTAATCTATTTCGTCAAGATGCCGTGGATGAATTGTTTCCATTAGTGTCAGAGAAAAACATAGGTGTCATTGTTCGCTTGCCTTTGGCCAGTGGTTTGTTAACGGGAAAGATGTTTAAAGGCTATCAATTTGATGAAAGCGACCATCGACACTACAACAAAGATGGTGTGGCTTTTCATGTTGGTGAAACATTTAATGGCATTCCTTTTGATCAGGGAATAGATCTTGTGGAGGAAGTCAGTGCTATGTTGCCTGAAGATCATAGTATTTTGGATGTGGCTTTACGATGGATTCTAGATCAGCCACAAGTGTCAACCATTATTGCTGGAGCCACCCGTCCAGAGCAGGTAATTCGTAATGCTCAAGCCAGTCTTCTTGAGCCATTATCGACTGAGCTTCACCATAAGTTGAAAACTTTTTATCTACAAAAAGTACGCCAGGCAATACGTGGCGGTATTTGATGTAGGTGCAAAATATTTGATGGTCAGTAAATCTTGCCCCTGAAAAATTTAGGGGCAGGATTATTAAGGAAGGGCGTGGTTTAAGCTCTCTTTATTCTTTGTTAAGCTTCTTGCCAATATGCTTATATTGGACGGCGAAACTTGCCTCGAATAAAAGAGAGTGATCCTCACGCTGACCCCTACATGGATGTAGGGGATTAGAGCAACGCAGGAGCACGTTGTCGTAGCCAGTGGACTTGTTCGTACCTTCCTTAACTTAAAATCTGCTCGGCATGAGCCTTGGTTTTGACCTTAGTTATGATGTCGGCAATTTTACCTTCTTCATCAATGATAAAAGTGGTGCGTACCGTTCCCATGTATTCCTTGCCCATGAACTTTTTTAACTGCCAAGTACCGTACAAATCGTGCACTGTTTTTTCTGTATCGGCAATTAATGGGAAAGGCAGTTGATATTTTTCGATGAAGTTTTGGTGTTTTTTTTCGCTATCGGGACTGATGCCCAATACCACATAACCTTGATCTAATAAAGCCTGATAGTTATCGCGTAAATCACACGCTTGAGCGGTGCAGCCTGGCGTGTTGTCTTTTGGGTAAAAATACAGCACTACCTTTTTACCTCTGAACTGACTAAGGGTAATGGTGTCACCGTTTTGATCTTTGGCGCTGAACTCTGGGGCAATTTGTCCTACTTCAATAGTCATAACATTTCTCTCGAATCAATCAGATGAAAAAGGCAAGCTTAACAAGAGCCAAACAAAAAATCTCTGTTAACGGCAATTATGGCAAAATTACATAGGCTTTACTCTTGTCAATGATTGTTTATAAACAGCCTGAGCGTTAATATAGGCGCGCTTATAATTTTAACGGAGACTCAAAATGATCACGGGTAGTTTAGTTGCGCTTATCACTCCCATGTTAGCGGATGGCGCTGTAGACACTGAGAAGTTGGATGATCTAATCGAGTTTCATATTAATGAAGGAACTCACGGCATTGTGGCCGTTGGGACCACAGGAGAAGCTTCTACTTTAACGCATGAAGAACATGCTAATGTGATTCGACAAGTGGTTAAAAAAGTAAATGGTCGCGTACATGTTATCGCGGGTACCGGAGCAAATTCGACCCATGAAGCCATTGATTTAACACGTAGTGCGAAAGAAGCCGGTGCAGATGCTTGTTTATTAGTCACGCCTTATTACAACAAACCTACACAAGAAGGTTTGTTCCAGCATTTTAAAGCGGTTGCGCAAGCCGTCGACATACCTCAAATTCTTTATAATGTACCGGGTCGAACTGGCTGTGATATGCAAAACGATACTGTGGTTCGTTTGTCGACTATTACCAATATTGTCGGTATCAAAGATGCAACAGGGGATCTAGAGCGTGGTCAGGCTTTGCTTGAAATGGTGTCTACGGATTTTGCTGTGTATTCCGGAGATGATCCAACCGCTGTTTCCTTGATGTTATTGGGCGGCAAAGGCAATATTTCCGTTACCGCAAACGTGGCTCCAAAAATGGTAGCGCAAGCTGCTGAATTTGCGATTGCTGGTCAGGCAGATAAAGCACAGGACCTCGACTCTTCAATTTCCTCATTACATAAGAATTTATTTCTTGAGTCCAATCCTATCCCAGTGAAATGGGCAGTAAGCCAATTGGGATTGTGCCAAGAAGGGATTCGTTTACCATTAACGCCGCTTGCGGAGCAGTATCATGCTGCTGTGCGACAAGCTATGGTTGAAGCAGGAGTATTATTAGTATGATGAAACCAATGGTGAAATTGCTTGGTGTAGCAAGCGTAGCAATAAGCTTGTCTGCATGCAGTACCTTTTTTCCAGACCATTCGAATGACTATCAACAAGAAGCGGGTGCTCATACCAAGTTAAAAGTGCCAGAAGGGTCAATTGAGTCTCAGGACACTTTAGTGATTCCAAACGAAAATGAGATTGCTAATTTAGATAAGCCTCAGCCATTTGTTACGCCTCGTGCACCATTTGTCTATTATCCTATGGAAATAATTGGCTTTGCTGAGATGGATGATTCCGTGCAGTACAGGCTGAATACTTCTACAGCGGAAGCGAAGAAAATCGTTGAGGATTTCTTAACATCCATTCATGGTGCTGGGCAGTCTATTGAGACGCAAACAGACAATCAAATTGTTTCCATTGCATTTGATTTTCAGCCTCAAGGTTGGTGGGCCTCTTTGTGGAGTGATATCACACGTTTGCACCCTTCAAAGACGGCATTTGCCTTCTCCTTTGAACAACAAGATGATGTTACTTTGGTGAAGCTACAATACCGTGAAGTCAATCAAGATCCTGCTAAGTCAACCGAATGGGCATCACCAATGGCGCAATCTGACGCTGAGTCGATTGCTGTTCGCCTATGGGGAACCTTTGGTCTCCAACTTAATCAGTCTTCTGCCTATTTATCCAATACCAAAGATGTGACAGCGGCATTTCCTGTCTGGGTTGACCACCAAGGCATGTATGCTATTTATCTAGGTAAGGATCTTTCTGATAATGAGTTTGAGGCAAAACTCAAAGCCGCAGGGATATACTTGATGCCCGGTGATGAGAAACTCTTGGCCCCAGTACCGGCTGATAAAGTAGCTCGAGTTGGTGACATCATTGACTTCTCTTTGCCGATAGGCGCTGACGGGAAAGAACAAAAGCTATTTAATGTTTATCGTCGTGATTTAGATGATGTCAGTTGGCAGGAAAGGGAATATCCGTATCAAATAACCCATCAAAAAGCTGGCGACTTTTTGGTAGTGGATGTATCTGCGATGGAGAATCCAGAAATAGCATCTTTTAGAATCGCACAACGATTCATACCTTAAATAAAATTAATCCCTCGTAACTAAAACCGGAGACTCTCCAATGGAAAAACGACAAGAGCTGTATGCAGGTAAGGCAAAATCTGTATTTCGTACAGATGATCCTGACAAGATGGTTCTCGTATTTCGTGATGATACGTCAGCATTTGATGGCAAAAAAATGGAGCAGCTTGATCGCAAAGGCATGGTCAACAATAAATTCAATGCCTTTATCATGGCCAAACTTCAACAAGCTGGCATTCCAACGCATTTTGAAAAATTACTTAGTGATACGGAGTCTTTGGTAAAATGCTTGGATATGATGCCTGTAGAATGCGTAGTACGTAATGTGGCAGCGGGTAGCTTGTGCCGTCGTTTGGGCGTGGAAGAAGGCACCACTTTGACGCCGCCAACATTTGAGCTTTTCTTGAAAAACGACGCGCTAGGTGACCCAATGATCAACGAGTCTCATGTTGAAGCGTTCGGTTGGGCCAAAGCGGAGCATCTGGCGAAGGCCAAAGAGCTGACTTACCAAGTGAACCAGGTCTTGAAAGAGCTGTTCGCTGAAGGTGGTATGATTTTGGTGGATTATAAGTTGGAATTTGGCTTATACAAAGGTGAAGTCGTTTTGGGTGATGAGTTTTCACCTGATGGTTGCCGTCTGTGGGACGCACAAACCAAAGAAAAACTGGATAAAGATCGTTTCCGTCAAGGTTTGGGTAACGTAATCGAATCATACGAAAGCATTGGACGTCGTATTGGTATCGATTTCGACGCTTAGAATGTCTTGGCAGTGTTTGTAAATGGAGGTGAAAACCTCCATTTTGCCATGTAAGGATAAATTTTGATTAACTTCCTTCCCGTTACTATTGGTTTACGCTATGCCAGAGCTAAGCGTTCTAACCATTTCATTTCTTTTATCAGCTTTTCTTCTATTGCAGGCTTGGCGCTGGGCGTTATGGTACTGATTACCGTATTGTCTGTTATGAATGGGTTTGATCGCGAATTGCGTGAACGAATCTTAGGCATGGTACCTCATGCCACATTATGGGGAAATCCTTTGCTAGAAGATTGGCGGGAAACGGCAAAGTTGGTTGAAAAAATGCCAGATGTGATCGCGGTAGCGCCTCATATACAAGCACAAGTGATGTTTCAGTCCGGTGAGAGCGTCCACGGTGCTATTTTGAATGGCATCAATCCAGACATGGAAAAGAAGGTATCCATCATCGACGATAATATGGCGTCTGGTTCGCTGGATGCGCTCAAGGATAAATCTTTTGGTATTGTCTTAGGCGCCCAACTGGCCCGTCAACTCCGCGTCAATATTGGTGATAAGGTGACTGCCATCTTACCAAAAGCGTCTGTTTCTATTGCCGGTATTGCTCCTGTTCTCAAACGCTTCACCTTGGTAGGTACCTTTGAAGTCGGTGCTGAGTTAGACAGCAGTCTTGCTTATATCAATATCAAAGATGCGGCAAAGCTTAAACGTTATGCACCAGACAGTGTAGAAGCCTTGCGTATATCCTTTGCTGATTTATTTGTTGCCCCCAAAGAGATTTGGAATATTGCTCGTGCTGTACCGGGGCAAAATCGTGTTAGCGATTGGACACGTACACATGGAAATTTATTCCAAGCCATTCAGATGGAAAAAACCATGATAGGGCTTTTGTTGTTATTGATTGTCGCAGTAGCGGCATTCAATATAGTGTCCACTTTGGTTATGGTGGTGACGGATAAACGAAACGATATTGCTATATTACGCACCATGGGGCTGACTTCTGTTCAGGTAATGTGGGTCTTCATAGTGCAAGGTATTTTTATTGGTATGTTAGGCACCTTAATTGGCGTTATTTTAGGAGTAAGTTTGGCGCTAAATGTCAGCGACATCATCGCAGGTATTCAACATTTATTCGGCGTGCAGTTTCTTAATGCTGATGTGTATTTTATTAATTATTTGCCATCCCAATTGGAATGGTCTGATGTGGAATTGATCGTTACCAGTGCCTTTATTATGACGGTGGCAGCCACTATTTATCCTGCATGGCGAGCATCGAAAGTAGAGCCAGCGGAGGCGTTACGTTATGAATGAGTTGGTGCTAGAG
The window above is part of the Marinomonas sp. THO17 genome. Proteins encoded here:
- a CDS encoding ABC transporter ATP-binding protein; protein product: MTYAIEISDLKKRYESGFEALKGVNLTVEKGDFFALLGPNGAGKSTSIGILCSLVNKSSGKVSIFGHDIDQDFAKAKQYLGVVPQEFNFNVFETVFNVVVTQAGFYGIDRNVAAERAEKYLKELDLWDKKDVQSRMLSGGMKRRLMIARALIHEPEVLILDEPTAGVDIELRRSMWEFIKGLNARGTTIILTTHYLEEAEQLCRNIAIINAGEIVENTSVKALLKTLNQETFILDLDQPLPTDWSVDDYSVTISADGSSLEVEVTKGQSINHIFSALDKVSVNVVSMRNKSNRLEELFVKLIKG
- a CDS encoding ABC transporter permease encodes the protein MKNSEIWIAFCTILAREIRRFTRIWAQTLLPPAITMSLYFAIFGNLIGDRIGEMGGFSYMQYIVPGLIMMSVITNSYSNVSSSFFSAKFQLSIQELLVSPTPNWVILLGYVLGGVARGLSVGFIVTLLSLFFTHLALENLFLTILVVFLTAVMFSLGGFVNAIYARNFDDVSIVPTFILTPLTYLGGVFYSIDLLSNFWQSISLLNPVLYMVNAFRYGILGISDINIYWALVMVSVFIVVLFWYGLHLLNKGKGIRN
- the queF gene encoding NADPH-dependent 7-cyano-7-deazaguanine reductase QueF (Catalyzes the NADPH-dependent reduction of 7-cyano-7-deazaguanine (preQ0) to 7-aminomethyl-7-deazaguanine (preQ1) in queuosine biosynthesis), with the protein product MGFLPLGQQTEYVSEYDAGLLYPIARVDKWSEMGIASERLPFYGEDVWNAYEVSWLDSKGKPIVMIAEFRLPCDSPNIIESKSFKLYLNSLNQMRYESFEQVQGILENDLSAAAGAKVTVVLRELDAMQSLVILTPDYCIDHLDVDINDYHPNSELLTTDQSLGQVEERLVSHLLKSNCPVTNQPDWGSVFIDYCGPKIQHESLLKYIVSFREHTDFHEQCVERIFIDIMRQCQPEFLTVYARYVRRGGLDINPYRSTQEGLVLGNDRLSRQ
- a CDS encoding AEC family transporter, whose protein sequence is MLPSILLALTPIVLLASLGFFLGKHTDYLDAPQIGNLVSNIGMPALLLTSVLSMNMEIYSMAKIIMASILILASMSLITLAFLKLTGQSIRFYLSPLVNPNAGNLGIPIAFALFAEPGLAVAVVVSSVVQISHFSLGVGVMSGEYRPKQLLKNGPVIALLIGIIMLSLSIQLPEAITNTLTMMSQITLPMMLLLLGNSLSKLTIKDKGKLKSVIAFSIYRPVMGCLVAFAITCLLPLTPLEKMVLIILNAMPVAVISYMLATSYKGPKEEIALMILLSLPISLIICGLLGWLALQAT
- a CDS encoding aldo/keto reductase — translated: MKSRILGKTAWSISEIGLGCWQLGNDFGPIEDKQALAVLDAAKEQGISFFDTADVYGAGLSEERIGRWLKQSSWQPKIATKVGRNGELYPDGYTKVKMKQSLQASAKRLGVETLNLAQLHCVPREVLFAGDVLAWMEDFQQEGLIEYFGASVEMIDEALFCCQHDKLASLQVLFNLFRQDAVDELFPLVSEKNIGVIVRLPLASGLLTGKMFKGYQFDESDHRHYNKDGVAFHVGETFNGIPFDQGIDLVEEVSAMLPEDHSILDVALRWILDQPQVSTIIAGATRPEQVIRNAQASLLEPLSTELHHKLKTFYLQKVRQAIRGGI
- the bcp gene encoding thioredoxin-dependent thiol peroxidase translates to MTIEVGQIAPEFSAKDQNGDTITLSQFRGKKVVLYFYPKDNTPGCTAQACDLRDNYQALLDQGYVVLGISPDSEKKHQNFIEKYQLPFPLIADTEKTVHDLYGTWQLKKFMGKEYMGTVRTTFIIDEEGKIADIITKVKTKAHAEQILS
- the dapA gene encoding 4-hydroxy-tetrahydrodipicolinate synthase — its product is MITGSLVALITPMLADGAVDTEKLDDLIEFHINEGTHGIVAVGTTGEASTLTHEEHANVIRQVVKKVNGRVHVIAGTGANSTHEAIDLTRSAKEAGADACLLVTPYYNKPTQEGLFQHFKAVAQAVDIPQILYNVPGRTGCDMQNDTVVRLSTITNIVGIKDATGDLERGQALLEMVSTDFAVYSGDDPTAVSLMLLGGKGNISVTANVAPKMVAQAAEFAIAGQADKAQDLDSSISSLHKNLFLESNPIPVKWAVSQLGLCQEGIRLPLTPLAEQYHAAVRQAMVEAGVLLV
- the purC gene encoding phosphoribosylaminoimidazolesuccinocarboxamide synthase, whose protein sequence is MEKRQELYAGKAKSVFRTDDPDKMVLVFRDDTSAFDGKKMEQLDRKGMVNNKFNAFIMAKLQQAGIPTHFEKLLSDTESLVKCLDMMPVECVVRNVAAGSLCRRLGVEEGTTLTPPTFELFLKNDALGDPMINESHVEAFGWAKAEHLAKAKELTYQVNQVLKELFAEGGMILVDYKLEFGLYKGEVVLGDEFSPDGCRLWDAQTKEKLDKDRFRQGLGNVIESYESIGRRIGIDFDA
- a CDS encoding lipoprotein-releasing ABC transporter permease subunit, producing the protein MINFLPVTIGLRYARAKRSNHFISFISFSSIAGLALGVMVLITVLSVMNGFDRELRERILGMVPHATLWGNPLLEDWRETAKLVEKMPDVIAVAPHIQAQVMFQSGESVHGAILNGINPDMEKKVSIIDDNMASGSLDALKDKSFGIVLGAQLARQLRVNIGDKVTAILPKASVSIAGIAPVLKRFTLVGTFEVGAELDSSLAYINIKDAAKLKRYAPDSVEALRISFADLFVAPKEIWNIARAVPGQNRVSDWTRTHGNLFQAIQMEKTMIGLLLLLIVAVAAFNIVSTLVMVVTDKRNDIAILRTMGLTSVQVMWVFIVQGIFIGMLGTLIGVILGVSLALNVSDIIAGIQHLFGVQFLNADVYFINYLPSQLEWSDVELIVTSAFIMTVAATIYPAWRASKVEPAEALRYE